The region TTCACACACATAGCCGATCCTCACGTAGCCATGGAATTCCTTCCCATCGCCAAAGCATAAACTTCCGGGGACAAACATCAGCCCGGTACGCTCCAGGAGCGTCTCACAGAAGGTGACATCGTTTACAGGCTTGCCCATCTTGTTGAACCGTACAAATGCGGTTGTCCCAGCTCGGGGCTTTACCCAGTCGCACGCCCACCGATGAGACTCGATGAACTTGTCGAGAATTGCAAAGTTACGCTTTGCAAGCTCTATATTCCGCCTCAGCAATGCGTGGATGGTAGTCGGGGCCAGGGCATAGCTTGCAACCGCATCGTCTAGCTGCGAGACAGATATGGTGGTATAATCGCGGACCGAGGCGCAAGCTTCAATTACCGATCGATCGCGGGATGCAATCCACCCCACGCGAATACCAGCTAGGCTGTACGCCTTTGACATGGATCCTGTGACAATGGTGCGCTCATAACCGAGAGACAGTGCCGACGAAGGGAACTCTGGGTCCATCGGGGTGATGGAGTGGAAGAGCGGGCGGTAGACTTCATCGCAAAAGATATAGATTGACGAGCTACGGGCAATCTCCACTATCTCGTCCAGCGTCTCCTGGGGAATAATAGCTCCAGTGGGGTTCTGCGGGTTGCTAAATCAGGCACAGTCAGACACCGAACAGGGCAAGCAGGGGACTGGGGA is a window of Aspergillus puulaauensis MK2 DNA, chromosome 4, nearly complete sequence DNA encoding:
- a CDS encoding uncharacterized protein (COG:E;~EggNog:ENOG410PHWC;~InterPro:IPR004839,IPR004838,IPR015424,IPR015421, IPR015422;~PFAM:PF00155;~go_function: GO:0003824 - catalytic activity [Evidence IEA];~go_function: GO:0030170 - pyridoxal phosphate binding [Evidence IEA];~go_process: GO:0009058 - biosynthetic process [Evidence IEA]); translated protein: MVQIKDFAVEQWMNKYETTAKYNVAETCSASLSVRDLQDLSEDPSLHPLDDVLNRKLTYGAIRGSEQLRTTLANLYSVRTPTPLPADNVLATAGAIQANFLLLYTLVGPGDHVICHYPTYQQLYTVPASLGADVSLWKSKEADGWNLDLEELKALIQPNTKLIILNNPQNPTGAIIPQETLDEIVEIARSSSIYIFCDEVYRPLFHSITPMDPEFPSSALSLGYERTIVTGSMSKAYSLAGIRVGWIASRDRSVIEACASVRDYTTISVSQLDDAVASYALAPTTIHALLRRNIELAKRNFAILDKFIESHRWACDWVKPRAGTTAFVRFNKMGKPVNDVTFCETLLERTGLMFVPGSLCFGDGKEFHGYVRIGYVCETQVLEDGLAALEEFLEDGYEDVPVIKKKAQA